A region of Rhodohalobacter barkolensis DNA encodes the following proteins:
- the ppk1 gene encoding polyphosphate kinase 1, which translates to MTKSSFSPDSFSKKLSAGQNKKSVNFKKNEVLSNKGLKPDLTQSDLKIFGKEYFINYELSWLKFNWRVLHEAQNPNNPLLERVKFIGIVCSNLDEFYQKRVGGLKRQFHAGVTELSLDGLSPKEQLVAIRKDIGKMIRAYRDCFFNDLLPNLRKEGIRIEEYKNLDKDLKNKADDYFLKQIYPIITPLAVDEAHPFPFISNKSRSLAIKLREKNSNNYLFARIKIPANRPRWIPLLNESQNVILLSTSDLIKQKISTFFPGMDVESAHIFRVTRNADLERNEEEADDLLELIEDELRERRFAEIVRLEVDKKMPEDVKQFLLNQLKIQSHDVFEMDGPLGLADATQLYDINGFHHLKYDPWTPALHPVFKHGLEEELPDIFNTIRNGDFIVHHPYHSFETSTQRFVEEAAKDPKVLAIKQTLYRTSSDSPVMHALIRAAEADKQVAVLVELKARFDEERNISWAQKLEKAGAHVSYGIAGLKIHTKLTIVVREEDDGLRRYLHIGTGNYHPDTAQLYEDLGYFTCREDLSSDVTDIFNLLTGYAPDQSYKEMLVAPKHMRNKITSLIDYEIKEAKKGKDARIIGKMNNLEDPLIIQKLYEASQAGVKIDLIVRSVCRLIPQKKGLSENIKVHTIIGRFLEHSRCYYFHGGGQDKYFIGSADWMHRNLDARVEVLSPILNPNLKEYLQFLLNVNLRDNQQRWVLKPNGKYKKISPQKGEEKVSVHQFLMNHVKSMKAPIPGLGQS; encoded by the coding sequence ATGACAAAATCGTCATTTTCACCCGATTCGTTTTCTAAAAAATTGTCCGCCGGGCAAAACAAGAAATCTGTCAATTTCAAAAAGAATGAAGTATTGAGTAATAAAGGTTTAAAACCGGATTTAACACAGAGTGACTTAAAGATATTCGGCAAGGAGTACTTCATCAACTATGAATTGAGCTGGTTGAAATTTAACTGGCGAGTTTTACATGAGGCCCAGAATCCAAATAATCCCCTTCTTGAAAGGGTAAAATTTATTGGCATCGTCTGTTCCAACCTGGATGAATTTTATCAGAAACGTGTGGGTGGACTTAAACGTCAGTTTCATGCCGGTGTTACTGAACTATCTCTGGATGGATTATCGCCTAAAGAACAGCTCGTCGCAATCCGAAAAGATATCGGAAAGATGATCCGCGCCTATCGCGACTGCTTTTTCAACGACCTTTTACCCAACCTCAGAAAAGAGGGAATTCGAATTGAAGAGTACAAGAATCTGGACAAAGACTTGAAAAACAAAGCGGATGATTATTTCCTAAAGCAGATCTATCCAATCATCACACCGCTGGCTGTTGATGAAGCACACCCGTTTCCATTTATCTCCAATAAAAGTCGTTCTCTGGCTATTAAGCTGAGAGAAAAAAACTCCAATAATTATCTCTTTGCAAGAATTAAAATCCCGGCCAATCGCCCGCGCTGGATTCCTCTGCTGAATGAATCTCAAAATGTTATCCTGCTTTCTACAAGCGATTTAATTAAACAAAAGATCTCCACCTTTTTCCCGGGTATGGATGTAGAATCTGCACATATTTTCAGGGTAACACGAAATGCCGACCTCGAAAGAAATGAGGAGGAAGCCGACGACCTGCTCGAACTGATTGAGGACGAGCTTCGTGAACGCAGGTTTGCTGAGATTGTACGTTTGGAAGTTGACAAAAAGATGCCCGAGGATGTAAAGCAATTTTTACTGAATCAATTGAAGATTCAAAGTCATGATGTTTTTGAAATGGACGGCCCCCTGGGTTTGGCCGACGCAACGCAGCTCTATGATATCAACGGTTTCCACCACTTGAAATATGACCCATGGACTCCCGCACTCCATCCTGTTTTCAAGCATGGGCTCGAAGAAGAATTGCCGGATATTTTTAACACCATCCGTAACGGTGATTTTATCGTACATCACCCTTATCACAGTTTTGAAACATCAACCCAACGATTTGTTGAAGAGGCGGCGAAAGACCCAAAGGTTCTTGCCATTAAACAGACTCTCTACAGAACCTCAAGTGATTCACCCGTAATGCATGCACTTATACGCGCTGCAGAAGCCGACAAACAAGTTGCTGTTTTAGTAGAACTGAAAGCCCGCTTTGATGAAGAGAGAAATATCTCCTGGGCTCAAAAACTTGAAAAAGCCGGAGCTCATGTATCTTATGGAATTGCGGGTTTGAAAATTCACACCAAGCTCACCATCGTTGTTCGTGAAGAGGATGACGGATTGAGAAGATATCTCCACATCGGAACAGGAAATTACCATCCGGATACGGCCCAACTTTATGAAGATCTAGGCTATTTCACATGCCGTGAAGACCTTTCATCCGACGTCACCGATATTTTCAATCTCTTGACCGGATATGCGCCGGATCAATCCTATAAAGAGATGCTGGTTGCTCCTAAACATATGCGCAACAAAATTACAAGTCTCATAGATTACGAAATCAAAGAGGCTAAAAAAGGGAAGGATGCACGAATTATTGGGAAGATGAATAATCTGGAAGATCCATTGATCATTCAGAAACTTTATGAGGCCTCACAAGCCGGTGTTAAAATTGACTTAATTGTTCGCAGCGTCTGTAGGTTAATACCCCAAAAAAAAGGATTGAGCGAGAATATCAAAGTGCATACCATCATCGGAAGGTTTTTGGAGCATTCCCGCTGCTACTACTTTCATGGGGGCGGACAGGATAAATACTTTATTGGTTCGGCCGACTGGATGCATCGAAATTTGGATGCAAGAGTTGAAGTACTCTCACCCATTTTAAATCCAAATTTAAAAGAGTATCTGCAGTTTCTTCTGAATGTAAATTTGCGTGATAACCAACAGAGATGGGTATTAAAACCGAATGGGAAGTATAAAAAAATATCTCCCCAAAAAGGAGAAGAGAAGGTATCGGTTCATCAGTTTTTAATGAACCATGTTAAATCAATGAAAGCACCTATTCCCGGCTTAGGCCAAAGCTAA
- a CDS encoding tetratricopeptide repeat protein, which produces MSEKEIYREITRYIDGDLSGEEVDNLWEQFINNPEYYKWFETELHLRDLAKDENGKNIHSIHSRSQSTPENTRNNNKTWIIAAAAVVILSFGMQLFFAGDTDNPHLSSISQIEIDEMSGSDIMRSEGTTSHSVDVEINRALALAYEGNAESAAGKFKTLLLEDPDPQQKARIEMNLGILYYNMADYDQARVYFESAAETDAMSRFFNEKAWWFLGNAYLNLEMLEDARSAVNNAYLLEGRFIEPAASLLKNLDEELGHDSDQPE; this is translated from the coding sequence ATGTCTGAAAAAGAGATCTATAGAGAAATTACCCGTTATATAGATGGAGATCTTTCCGGAGAGGAAGTGGATAACCTTTGGGAGCAATTTATCAATAACCCGGAGTATTATAAGTGGTTCGAAACGGAACTTCATTTAAGAGATTTGGCGAAAGATGAGAATGGAAAAAATATTCATTCCATTCATTCACGATCTCAAAGCACACCCGAAAATACCCGGAATAATAACAAAACGTGGATTATTGCTGCCGCAGCTGTCGTAATCTTGAGTTTTGGAATGCAACTGTTTTTTGCGGGAGACACAGATAACCCTCACCTGAGTTCAATTTCTCAGATTGAGATTGATGAAATGTCAGGTTCTGATATCATGCGCTCTGAGGGGACAACTTCCCACTCCGTTGATGTTGAAATTAACAGGGCACTGGCATTGGCATATGAGGGTAATGCGGAGAGTGCTGCAGGAAAATTTAAGACGCTGTTGCTTGAAGATCCCGATCCACAACAGAAAGCCAGAATAGAGATGAACCTGGGCATCCTTTATTACAATATGGCAGACTATGATCAAGCCAGGGTTTATTTTGAGTCTGCCGCTGAAACAGATGCTATGAGCCGCTTTTTTAACGAAAAAGCATGGTGGTTTCTTGGAAATGCTTATCTAAACCTGGAAATGCTGGAAGACGCGAGGAGTGCAGTGAATAATGCGTACTTATTAGAAGGTCGCTTTATTGAGCCAGCTGCCTCTCTATTGAAAAATCTGGATGAAGAATTGGGGCACGATTCTGATCAACCAGAGTAA
- a CDS encoding RNA polymerase sigma factor, with translation MDYSELVEALQKGDKTSVNSICSDSLLILKKYLIARMGASPHDAEDAVQQMFEYLIPKIRDDVIDNPGGLAKYMMKASRHTYLNLLRDHNLNELEELSEEPHVEEGQIWNLVNDDRKKILKHCIKKLKTHYRALVEFLFKHPEADAQDVAENFDISLNNAWQRKHRVIKQLSSCAENHI, from the coding sequence ATGGATTATTCGGAACTTGTGGAGGCGCTTCAAAAAGGGGATAAGACGTCAGTCAATTCAATCTGTTCAGATTCACTTTTAATTCTAAAAAAATATTTGATTGCGAGGATGGGGGCTTCTCCTCATGATGCAGAAGATGCTGTTCAGCAAATGTTTGAGTATCTGATTCCAAAAATCAGAGATGACGTTATAGATAATCCGGGCGGATTAGCAAAATATATGATGAAGGCATCAAGGCACACCTATCTGAATTTACTGAGAGATCATAACCTAAATGAACTTGAAGAACTCAGCGAAGAACCGCATGTGGAGGAGGGACAGATATGGAATCTTGTAAATGACGACAGAAAGAAGATATTGAAGCACTGTATCAAAAAGTTAAAAACTCACTATCGTGCGCTGGTTGAATTCTTGTTTAAGCATCCGGAGGCAGATGCACAGGATGTTGCCGAGAATTTTGATATATCCCTGAATAATGCATGGCAGCGCAAGCACAGAGTTATTAAGCAGTTAAGCTCTTGTGCGGAAAATCATATTTAA
- the radC gene encoding RadC family protein: MKTEEFDTGRYFGRAVRDMQPDEQPREKLLKYGADSLSDAELLAILLRTGTKGMNVIDTSRALLDRFDGLRNLSRQDWQSLKVIPGIAKVKALTLEATFELSKRIQLASLGDQVKITSPDDAAAFFAPRLRDLPHEEFYVAFLNNAKILTGYKRISQGGNKATVVDVPEVMRQAILNQANSILVAHNHPSGYAKESASDINLTNRIVESGKQIGIPLDDHIIIAGDQYISFRNKNLIR; encoded by the coding sequence ATGAAAACAGAAGAATTTGATACAGGGAGATATTTTGGACGGGCTGTGCGCGACATGCAGCCGGATGAGCAACCGAGAGAAAAGCTTCTAAAATACGGGGCCGACTCTCTGTCTGATGCCGAACTTTTAGCCATTCTGCTTCGAACCGGAACCAAAGGAATGAACGTGATCGACACATCCCGGGCGCTGCTGGACCGGTTTGATGGCCTGAGAAATCTGTCCCGGCAGGATTGGCAGTCTCTGAAGGTGATTCCCGGAATTGCCAAAGTTAAAGCGCTAACTCTTGAAGCGACATTTGAGTTGTCCAAACGGATACAGTTGGCATCGCTGGGTGATCAGGTAAAAATTACATCACCGGATGATGCGGCCGCATTTTTTGCTCCGCGATTGAGAGATCTGCCACACGAAGAGTTTTATGTGGCCTTTTTGAACAATGCGAAAATACTGACCGGTTACAAAAGAATCAGTCAGGGTGGAAATAAAGCCACCGTGGTTGATGTACCGGAGGTGATGCGTCAGGCGATTCTAAATCAGGCCAATTCCATCCTGGTAGCTCACAATCATCCGTCAGGTTATGCCAAAGAGTCTGCGTCGGATATCAATTTGACAAACCGGATTGTTGAGAGCGGCAAGCAGATTGGTATTCCACTCGATGATCATATCATTATAGCTGGAGATCAATACATCAGTTTTAGAAACAAAAACCTGATTCGGTGA
- a CDS encoding helix-turn-helix domain-containing protein, with protein MAIIVNLDVMLAKRKMSLTELSEKVDITMSNLSILKTGKARAIRFSTLQAICEALECQPGDILEYRVDKE; from the coding sequence ATGGCCATCATCGTAAATCTGGACGTAATGCTGGCCAAGCGAAAGATGTCGCTGACAGAACTTTCTGAGAAGGTAGACATCACCATGTCGAATCTCTCCATTCTGAAGACGGGAAAGGCCCGGGCCATTCGCTTCTCTACTCTTCAGGCGATCTGTGAAGCATTGGAGTGCCAGCCGGGAGATATTCTGGAGTACCGGGTAGATAAGGAATGA
- a CDS encoding DUF2975 domain-containing protein encodes MNSLKDRNSVYYSYAIINFLWYALCGVAILILGSIFTKHTFGLTLETLNIQIPVEADQLTLQTAIDSSMISINSATASLNPDYIMNNRFGLYVGMMISLVIGLGLFLFGFFQLRMILKSAWNDQVFTQMNIKRLKIIAGLIIAFKPLEWLMYQLFIVPIEELMVANEISIRLNFELGSFVFGLLLFALAAVFEKGHDMYQELKLTV; translated from the coding sequence ATGAATTCACTCAAAGACAGAAATTCAGTTTACTATTCATACGCCATTATCAACTTTCTGTGGTATGCACTGTGTGGAGTCGCAATACTGATACTTGGATCCATTTTTACCAAACATACTTTTGGTCTAACGCTGGAGACTTTAAATATTCAAATTCCGGTAGAAGCTGATCAGCTTACTCTTCAAACAGCTATCGACTCGTCCATGATCAGCATTAACTCAGCCACAGCTTCCCTTAATCCGGATTATATCATGAATAACCGCTTCGGCCTTTATGTCGGAATGATGATCTCTTTGGTTATTGGATTGGGATTATTTCTGTTTGGTTTTTTTCAACTCCGGATGATCCTAAAATCAGCCTGGAATGATCAGGTTTTCACCCAAATGAACATCAAACGACTTAAAATTATTGCCGGTTTGATCATTGCTTTCAAGCCTCTTGAATGGCTTATGTATCAGCTGTTTATAGTACCCATTGAAGAACTTATGGTCGCTAATGAAATCTCAATAAGACTGAATTTTGAACTTGGAAGTTTTGTATTTGGTCTATTGCTTTTTGCTTTGGCTGCAGTATTTGAAAAAGGGCATGATATGTATCAGGAATTAAAACTTACGGTGTAG